In Bacillus sp. KH172YL63, one genomic interval encodes:
- a CDS encoding YtxH domain-containing protein has product MGSNKFFKGVMLGAVAGGLLSLLDKKTREEVGTSLKNGGEYLSAYTRNPQSLVDASKDVYEKLRTTADQVGRDIQFISEKVEEIKGMSPQVKEIIDETRETFEDSSEAYKETFSDRETSNELTLSDEENQPIASSFKGY; this is encoded by the coding sequence TAAATTTTTCAAAGGGGTCATGTTAGGAGCCGTTGCAGGGGGACTTCTGTCTCTGCTGGACAAAAAAACACGTGAGGAAGTCGGTACCTCCCTGAAAAATGGCGGCGAATACCTGTCTGCCTATACAAGAAATCCCCAAAGCCTGGTCGATGCGTCGAAGGACGTGTATGAAAAGCTGCGGACAACCGCAGATCAGGTGGGCAGGGATATTCAATTCATCAGTGAAAAGGTGGAAGAAATCAAAGGGATGTCCCCGCAGGTGAAGGAAATCATCGATGAGACGAGAGAAACGTTTGAAGATTCATCAGAAGCATACAAAGAGACGTTCTCAGATCGGGAAACATCAAATGAACTGACCCTGTCAGATGAAGAAAATCAACCGATTGCATCATCTTTCAAGGGCTACTAA
- a CDS encoding YihY/virulence factor BrkB family protein, translating into MSEETVKGGWKGFSKSLFSNISENDVTGLAAQIAYYFLLSLFPLLIFIVTLLPYLPVEQGDLLGVVRDFAPGETMAMIEETLEDVMTNRNSGLLSISIIATIWSASNGMNAIVKSLNRAYDVGESRSFIATRLMSILLTLGMILVFVVALLLPVFGKQIGIFLFSQFGFSEQFLSIWNAIRWAISPIILFIVFVGLYYFAPSKRIKCLSAFPGAIFATLGWVLVSLAFSFYVGSFGNYSATYGSIGGIIVLMIWFYLTGIIIMIGGEINALVTIKEHDSC; encoded by the coding sequence ATGTCTGAAGAAACGGTTAAAGGAGGATGGAAAGGATTTTCAAAAAGTCTTTTCTCGAATATCAGTGAGAATGATGTAACGGGTCTTGCGGCTCAGATTGCTTATTACTTTCTATTGTCACTCTTTCCGCTGCTGATCTTCATCGTGACCCTCTTGCCATATCTGCCTGTCGAACAGGGGGATCTGCTCGGCGTCGTCAGGGATTTCGCACCGGGCGAGACGATGGCGATGATCGAGGAGACGCTGGAGGATGTCATGACGAATCGTAATTCCGGATTGCTGTCTATCAGTATCATTGCCACGATCTGGTCAGCTTCGAATGGGATGAATGCGATCGTGAAAAGCCTGAACAGAGCATATGATGTGGGAGAATCAAGGTCGTTCATCGCCACCCGCCTCATGTCGATCCTTTTGACGCTCGGCATGATTTTAGTATTTGTGGTAGCCCTTTTGCTTCCAGTATTCGGAAAGCAGATCGGCATATTCCTTTTCTCCCAATTCGGATTTTCCGAGCAGTTCCTGTCGATATGGAATGCGATCCGCTGGGCGATCAGTCCGATCATCCTTTTCATTGTGTTTGTCGGATTGTATTATTTCGCTCCAAGTAAACGGATCAAGTGCTTAAGTGCCTTCCCGGGGGCAATCTTTGCGACGCTCGGCTGGGTACTCGTTTCCCTGGCGTTCTCCTTTTATGTAGGGAGCTTCGGAAATTACTCGGCGACCTACGGGAGCATCGGGGGGATCATCGTCCTCATGATCTGGTTTTATCTAACCGGGATCATCATCATGATCGGCGGTGAAATCAACGCATTAGTCACCATTAAGGAGCATGATTCGTGTTAA
- a CDS encoding sensor histidine kinase encodes MLVAAMIERLGIIVTIAFVMTRISFFRHLIEKRNHVKKRQTILIILLFGFFGIVGTYTGLIVNPFQEEYTKWQWHLQQNEAIANSRVIGVVVAGLLGGPWIGLGAGLVAGVHRYFLGGFTAFSCGISTVLAGLLAGWIGKREKKNRLVSPQKAFLVGFIAEGMQMLLILLLSKPFNDAYLLVSDIGLPMILANGVGTGIFLLIIKSVFHEEERMGAAQSQKALRLADSTVKYMRKGLNAVSAQATCEILMRDVNALAVSITNTSHILAHVGLASDHHHEGRPIQTEATKKVIGTGELMKVGREDIQCDRDGCPLGAAIMAPLLKGDEIVGTLKFYFHSEKEITPILMELTKGIATLLSHQLELAEIDTHKELAKQSEVKALQAQINPHFLFNTINVIVSLTRINPDKARTLLIALSQFVRQNLTGSTKSTSTLKEECQHVQSYLAIEEARFFDRLSVVYEIDEDALQAKVPSITLQPLVENAIKHGMKNVEEGFVLKITISESGGGVTVSVSDNGYGILEDRLDQLLEAPVESHSGTGIGLYNVNKRLEMMMGKDAGLSISSSIGKGTTVKFTLRSEKG; translated from the coding sequence ATGTTGGTAGCGGCAATGATCGAGCGGCTCGGCATCATCGTGACGATTGCATTTGTGATGACGAGGATCAGCTTTTTCCGTCACTTGATCGAGAAGCGGAATCATGTGAAAAAGAGGCAGACGATCCTGATCATCTTATTATTTGGTTTCTTCGGGATCGTCGGTACATATACAGGCTTGATTGTGAATCCATTTCAGGAGGAGTACACCAAATGGCAGTGGCATCTCCAGCAAAATGAGGCGATCGCGAACTCAAGGGTGATCGGGGTCGTGGTGGCTGGTCTCCTTGGGGGACCTTGGATCGGGCTCGGTGCAGGACTCGTTGCCGGTGTTCACCGCTATTTCCTTGGCGGTTTCACAGCCTTCTCCTGTGGGATTTCGACGGTGCTCGCAGGTCTTTTGGCAGGATGGATCGGGAAGCGGGAAAAGAAAAACCGGCTCGTTTCCCCGCAGAAAGCATTTCTCGTCGGCTTTATCGCAGAAGGGATGCAGATGCTTCTCATCCTGCTGTTATCCAAACCATTCAACGATGCCTACCTGCTCGTTTCCGATATCGGCTTGCCGATGATCCTCGCGAACGGCGTCGGCACCGGTATTTTTTTGCTGATCATCAAGAGTGTATTCCATGAAGAGGAGCGGATGGGTGCGGCCCAATCACAGAAGGCACTGCGGCTCGCCGATTCCACCGTCAAATATATGCGCAAAGGGCTCAATGCCGTGTCGGCACAGGCTACTTGTGAAATTCTGATGAGGGATGTAAATGCCCTCGCCGTTTCGATCACCAACACGTCCCATATTCTTGCCCATGTGGGACTTGCATCGGATCATCATCACGAAGGCAGGCCGATTCAAACCGAAGCGACGAAGAAAGTGATCGGAACCGGTGAACTGATGAAAGTAGGCAGGGAGGATATCCAGTGCGACCGGGATGGGTGCCCATTGGGCGCAGCGATCATGGCGCCTCTGCTCAAAGGGGATGAGATCGTCGGGACGTTGAAATTCTATTTTCACTCTGAAAAGGAAATCACCCCGATCCTGATGGAATTGACCAAAGGAATCGCGACCCTTCTCAGTCACCAGCTTGAGCTGGCAGAGATCGATACACATAAAGAACTGGCGAAGCAGTCAGAAGTGAAGGCCCTTCAAGCCCAGATCAATCCCCACTTTCTGTTCAATACGATCAATGTCATCGTATCGCTTACAAGAATCAATCCGGATAAGGCAAGGACGCTGCTGATCGCCCTTTCACAGTTTGTGAGGCAGAACCTGACCGGAAGCACGAAATCCACCTCGACACTGAAGGAAGAATGCCAGCATGTGCAGTCTTATCTTGCGATTGAGGAGGCACGGTTCTTTGACAGGCTGAGCGTTGTCTATGAAATCGATGAAGACGCACTGCAGGCGAAAGTCCCTTCCATCACCCTTCAGCCGCTGGTTGAGAATGCGATCAAGCATGGAATGAAGAATGTGGAAGAAGGATTTGTTCTGAAAATCACCATCTCTGAAAGCGGGGGCGGTGTGACAGTTTCGGTATCGGATAACGGATACGGCATACTTGAAGACAGGTTGGATCAGCTGTTGGAAGCTCCCGTTGAATCACATTCAGGCACAGGGATCGGACTTTATAACGTAAATAAAAGATTGGAAATGATGATGGGGAAAGACGCCGGACTGTCGATCTCTTCCTCAATTGGCAAAGGCACGACTGTCAAATTTACGCTAAGGAGTGAAAAGGGATGA
- a CDS encoding LytR/AlgR family response regulator transcription factor, whose translation MKVAIIDDEPYSREEMKHLLSGYPWVDVVGEASSAEKGLEIILTKEPDVLFLDIEMPGMSGVDLAEALQKMKRKPQIVFATAYPDYALKAFRVEAVDYLLKPFEEEQLARTMERLKHVLKVEDKEQSPSIGKLAVQDEDKIVFINPKDILYIYREERETVICTEKKKYTCRLPIKDLEAKLTTYPFFRVHKSYLVQLPFVDELIPWGSGVYQLKVHGAGESIPVSRNYVKELRERLEL comes from the coding sequence ATGAAAGTCGCCATAATCGATGATGAACCGTATAGCCGGGAGGAAATGAAGCACCTTTTAAGCGGATATCCGTGGGTGGATGTTGTAGGGGAAGCAAGCTCAGCAGAAAAAGGCTTGGAAATCATCCTGACGAAGGAACCGGACGTCTTATTCCTCGATATTGAAATGCCAGGAATGAGCGGAGTGGATTTGGCAGAAGCACTTCAGAAAATGAAGCGGAAGCCTCAAATCGTCTTTGCCACTGCGTATCCTGACTACGCCCTGAAAGCATTCAGGGTGGAAGCTGTCGATTACCTTCTGAAGCCGTTCGAGGAAGAGCAGCTTGCCCGGACGATGGAACGGTTGAAACATGTGTTGAAAGTCGAGGATAAAGAGCAGTCACCTTCGATTGGAAAGCTGGCTGTGCAGGATGAGGACAAAATCGTTTTCATCAACCCGAAAGACATTCTATATATTTACCGTGAGGAGCGGGAAACCGTCATCTGTACGGAGAAAAAGAAATACACATGCAGGCTGCCGATCAAGGATCTGGAAGCGAAGCTGACGACCTATCCATTCTTTCGGGTTCACAAAAGCTATCTCGTACAGCTCCCGTTTGTCGACGAACTGATTCCATGGGGGAGCGGCGTCTATCAGCTGAAAGTCCACGGCGCAGGCGAGTCTATCCCGGTGAGCAGGAACTATGTGAAAGAGCTTCGAGAACGGTTGGAGCTGTAA
- a CDS encoding carbon starvation CstA family protein, translated as MITFLVAIIVLIIGYFTYGKLIEKIFGINENRSTPAYAKADGVDYVPMDTKRNSMIQLLNIAGVGPIFGPIMGALYGPVAFLWIVLGAIFAGAVHDYLTGMISIRNGGAHLPELAGRFLGKTMKHVVNAFSILLLVLVGTVFVTAPAALIANLTPAWISLGVIIAAIFVYYIVATLLPIDKIIGKVYPLFGALLLISAVGIGAGLVITGADIPEMSLTNMHPDSVAIFPLLFLTISCGALSGFHATQSPIISRTTQNEKNGRKIFYGMMILEAIIAMIWAAAAMSLFEPGELSAVLKEGGPAAVVSEVSVLMLGSIGGTLAILGVIVLPITSGDTSFRSARMIIADYIKVGQVKMSNRLWIAVPLFIVSVVLTRMDFNLLWRYFSWANQSTAMIALWVGAMYLGLQKKPHWVATIPAIFMTMVTFTYILSAPIGFGLSMGTAYMGASAVTIIVISAFIYTLRKRLNDGSVIQVDEEVPQPAA; from the coding sequence ATGATCACATTTCTGGTCGCAATCATTGTTTTAATCATCGGGTATTTCACATATGGAAAATTAATTGAAAAGATTTTTGGCATCAATGAAAACAGGTCGACGCCTGCGTATGCAAAGGCGGACGGAGTGGATTACGTTCCTATGGACACGAAGCGTAATTCCATGATCCAGTTATTAAATATTGCCGGTGTCGGACCGATATTCGGACCGATCATGGGCGCATTGTACGGACCGGTTGCTTTCCTTTGGATCGTGCTCGGTGCAATCTTTGCAGGAGCGGTTCATGATTATTTGACCGGTATGATTTCCATCCGTAACGGAGGGGCTCACTTACCGGAGCTTGCAGGGAGGTTCCTTGGCAAGACGATGAAACATGTCGTCAATGCATTCTCGATTCTGTTATTGGTCCTTGTAGGGACTGTGTTTGTAACGGCACCTGCAGCACTGATTGCGAACTTAACGCCTGCTTGGATTTCACTGGGTGTCATCATTGCCGCAATCTTTGTGTATTATATTGTCGCTACGCTCTTGCCGATCGATAAAATCATCGGAAAAGTCTATCCGCTATTCGGGGCGCTTCTTCTGATCAGTGCGGTCGGAATCGGAGCAGGATTGGTGATCACAGGAGCAGACATCCCTGAAATGTCACTCACGAATATGCATCCTGATTCAGTAGCGATCTTTCCACTGTTATTCCTGACGATTTCATGCGGGGCACTGTCAGGTTTCCATGCCACACAGTCACCGATCATTTCAAGAACGACTCAAAATGAAAAGAACGGACGTAAAATTTTCTACGGTATGATGATCCTTGAAGCGATCATCGCGATGATCTGGGCAGCGGCAGCGATGAGCCTGTTCGAGCCGGGTGAACTGAGCGCCGTGCTTAAAGAAGGCGGACCTGCAGCGGTCGTAAGTGAAGTATCGGTCTTGATGCTTGGTTCGATCGGCGGTACACTTGCGATCCTTGGTGTCATCGTCCTTCCTATCACATCAGGTGATACATCATTCAGAAGTGCACGTATGATCATCGCTGATTACATCAAAGTCGGACAGGTGAAGATGAGCAACCGACTATGGATCGCGGTTCCACTGTTTATCGTATCAGTTGTGCTTACACGAATGGACTTCAACCTGTTATGGAGATACTTCTCCTGGGCAAATCAATCCACGGCGATGATTGCCCTATGGGTAGGTGCCATGTACCTCGGCCTTCAGAAGAAGCCGCACTGGGTAGCAACCATCCCGGCGATCTTCATGACGATGGTGACATTCACTTATATCCTGAGTGCACCGATCGGCTTTGGCCTTTCAATGGGCACAGCATACATGGGCGCATCTGCCGTGACGATTATCGTGATATCAGCCTTTATCTACACATTGAGAAAGCGCTTAAACGACGGAAGCGTCATCCAGGTTGACGAAGAAGTGCCACAGCCTGCAGCATAA
- a CDS encoding sigma-70 family RNA polymerase sigma factor translates to MSEDQAYDISLTKDDLLEEVMSRYGKEVLYIAYTYVKDHSVAEDIAQEVFVKFYQRYDSFRHESSLKTWIIRITINQSKDHLKKWETKKLLFTNKLHDVIQVGKGNRPDEQVLHKETGRELHNRLLSLPVKYREILFLYYYEGLKIHEIADCLHININTAKTRLRTGKEKLKKLYPKRGELHG, encoded by the coding sequence ATGAGTGAAGACCAGGCATATGACATTTCCCTGACAAAGGATGACCTATTGGAAGAAGTCATGAGTCGATACGGGAAAGAAGTGCTGTACATTGCCTACACTTATGTGAAGGACCACAGTGTGGCGGAAGATATCGCCCAAGAGGTGTTTGTGAAGTTTTATCAACGTTATGATTCGTTCCGGCACGAGTCATCCCTGAAGACCTGGATCATTCGGATCACAATCAACCAGAGCAAGGACCACCTCAAGAAATGGGAAACGAAGAAGCTGCTGTTTACCAACAAACTTCATGACGTGATTCAAGTTGGGAAGGGAAATAGACCTGATGAGCAGGTTCTACATAAGGAAACGGGCAGGGAACTGCATAACAGATTATTATCCCTTCCCGTCAAGTACCGTGAAATTCTGTTCCTGTATTATTATGAGGGATTGAAAATACATGAAATCGCCGACTGTTTGCACATTAATATCAATACGGCCAAAACGAGATTGAGGACAGGGAAAGAG